One window of Hippoglossus stenolepis isolate QCI-W04-F060 chromosome 1, HSTE1.2, whole genome shotgun sequence genomic DNA carries:
- the LOC118106106 gene encoding hexokinase HKDC1 isoform X2 gives MFTLQLFSFLFSKTQEEPTKKFKVDSFLHTMCLHDDQLRDISARFQAEMKKGLSAESNAAAAIKMLPTHVRSTPDGSERGQFLVLDLGGSEFKVLRVNVREGMGIRRGGVEMEERSYPIPQELLVGRGAELLDHVSESLKDFLHEKNISLEMKHPLAFTFSFPCELSSLDQVTDQGSLLSWSKNFRARGLQGKDVVQALRDAIGRTGGMNTEVLAMVNDTVATMMTCGFEDKYCEVGLIIGTGTNACYMEELRHIDLVEGDEGRMCVNTEWGAFGDDGALSDYVTEFDREVDAASNNPGKQIFEKMVSGMYLGELVRLVVLKMATLGLLFAGHVSNTLRTKGKVTIAHVAAMEEYKHGVENTRLILTDLDLTPSLDDCIAVQHVSTIVSFRSSNLVAAGLAAILTRIKQNRKLRTFRITVGVDGTLYKTHPQYPKRLHKVVQRLLPEYQVRFVLSDSGSSKGAALVTAVAQRLASQKRKVDETLSLFRLSSEQLQLVKARMRAGLEAGLRGEGPSEIKMLPSFVSRPPDGTEHGKYLALDLGGTNFKVMLVNFKKGLQPSSQVYHKIYTIPLEKMQGTGEELFDHLAECVSDFLDYMGIKNARLPAGFTFSFPCEQTAIDAGTLVSWTKGFKATDCEGHDVVDMLRDAIKRRNEFELDIAAVANDTVATMMSCAYEEPQCEIGLIAGNGTNVCYMEELKNIKTTEQKKRQMDDGSDGERKAGDARIQTMCINTEWGGLGDHGSLDELITPYDAEVDLNSLNPGNQRFEKLAGGMYLGEVVRQTLLDLTSRGLLFRGNVTDALKTPGIFQTKYLSQIESDRMALLQVRSILQGIRLDSTCDDSIIIKEVCGAVSRRAAQLCGAGMAALVEKIRENRGLDHLNITVGVAGTLYKLHPHFSEVLQETARVLAPQCHVTFVQSEEGRGKGAALITAVTRQKEEM, from the exons ATGTTTACTCTTCAgcttttttccttcctcttctccaaaACCCAGGAGGAACCCACAAAGAAG tttaaggTGGACAGCTTCCTGCACACAATGTGTCTCCATGACGACCAGCTAAGAGACATCTCGGCCCGTTTCCAGGCTGAGATGAAGAAGGGGCTTTCAGCAGAGAGCAACGCAGCTGCCGCCATAAAGATGCTGCCGACACATGTCCGCTCCACTCCTGATGGATCAG AAAGAGGACAGTTTCTGGTGCTGGATCTCGGAGGCTCCGAGTTTAAAGTGCTCCGAGTTAATGTGAGAGAGGGAATGGggatcaggagaggaggagtggagatggaggagaggagttaCCCAATACCACAGGAGCTGCTTgtggggagaggagcagag TTACTGGATCATGTGTCAGAGTCTCTAAAAGACTTCCTACATGAGAAGAACATCAGTTTGGAGATGAAACATCCTCTGGccttcactttctctttccCCTGCGAACTGTCCAGCCTCGATCAGGTGACCGATCAG GGATCTTTGTTAAGCTGGAGTAAGAACTTCCGGGCTCGGGGCCTTCAGGGGAAGGACGTGGTCCAGGCCCTCAGAGACGCCATTGGCAGGACTGGG GGGATGAATACAGAGGTGTTAGCTATGGTGAACGACACCGTAGCCACCATGATGACCTGTGGTTTTGAAGACAAGTACTGTGAAGTAGGACTCATCATTG GTACAGGCACCAATGCGTGCTACATGGAGGAGCTGCGTCACATTGACCTGGTGGAGGGAGACGAGGGCAGGATGTGTGTGAACACTGAGTGGGGGGCGTTCGGGGACGACGGGGCTCTGAGCGATTACGTCACTGAGTTTGACAGAGAGGTGGACGCAGCCTCCAACAACCCTGGGAAACAGAT CTTTGAGAAGATGGTGAGTGGGATGTATCTGGGTGAGTTGGTGAGGCTGGTTGTGTTAAAGATGGCTACACTGGGACTGCTGTTTGCTGGACATGTGTCCAACACTCTGAGGACCAAAGGAAAAGTGACTATTGCACACGTGGCAGCCATGGAGGA GTATAAACATGGTGTGGAGAACACCAGACTCATCCTCACGGACCTGGACTTGACCCCTTCACTCGACGACTGCATCGCTGTTCAACATGTCAGCACCATCGTGTCCTTCAGGTCCTCAAACCTGGTGGCTGCAGGACTGGCTGCCATCTTGACTCGAATCAAGCAAAACCGGAAATTGAGGACGTTCAGGATCACTGTGGGTGTGGACGGAACATTGTACAAGACCCACCCACA GTATCCCAAACGTCTTCATAAAGTGGTGCAGCGGCTGCTTCCTGAGTACCAGGTCAGATTTGTCCTGTCAGACAGTGGCAGCAGTAAAGGAGCTGCTCTGGTAACAGCAGTCGCTCAACGCCTGGCGTCGCAGAAGAGAAAG GTGGATGAGACACTGTCTCTCTTCAGGCTGAGCTCCGAGCAGCTCCAGCTGGTGAAGGCCAGGATGAGGGCGGGGCTGGAGGCAGGGCTCAGGGGAGAAGGCCCCTCTGAAATCAAGATGCTGCCTTCCTTTGTGTCCCGCCCACCCGATGGCACAG AGCATGGGAAATATCTCGCCCTGGATCTGGGAGGCACCAACTTCAAAGTGATGCTGGTGAACTTTAAAAAAGGTCTGCAACCGAGCTCTCAGGTCTACCACAAGATTTATACCATACCACTGGAGAAGATGCAGGGAACTGGAGAGGAG TTGTTTGATCATCTTGCGGAGTGTGTCAGTGACTTCCTGGACTACATGGGGATAAAAAACGCTCGTCTTCCTGCGGGCTTCACCTTCTCTTTCCCCTGCGAGCAGACGGCCATTGACGCG GGCACACTGGTGAGCTGGACCAAAGGCTTCAAGGCCACAGACTGtgaaggacacgatgttgtGGACATGCTGCGGGACGCCATCAAGAGACGCAAC GAGTTTGAGTTGGACATAGCAGCTGTAGCCAACGACACCGTCGCGACCATGATGAGCTGCGCCTATGAAGAGCCTCAGTGTGAAATTGGACTGATTGCTG GGAATGGCACTAATGTTTGTTACATGGAGGAACTGAAGAACATCAAGACGactgaacaaaagaaaagacaaatg GACGATGGGtcggatggagagagaaaggcgGGGGATGCAAGGATACAGACGATGTGTATAAACACAGAGTGGGGAGGTCTGGGTGATCACGGCTCTCTGGATGAGCTCATCACACCTTACGACGCTGAGGTCGACCTGAACTCGCTTAACCCTGGAAATCAAAG GTTTGAAAAACTGGCCGGTGGGATGTATCTGGGTGAAGTTGTCCGTCAGACATTACTGGATTTAACCAGCCGAGGTTTGTTGTTCAGAGGAAACGTCACCGACGCTTTAAAAACACCTGGAATATTCCAAACCAAATACCTGTCACAAATAGAGAG TGATCGTATGGCTCTACTGCAGGTCAGATCTATTCTCCAGGGCATCAGGCTCGACAGCACCTGTGACGACAGCATCATCATAAAAGAG GTGTGTGGAGCAGTGTCTCGTCGAGCAGCTCAGCTGTGCGGGGCAGGAATGGCGGCCCTTGTGGAGAAGATCAGGGAGAACCGAGGACTGGACCATCTCAACATCACCGTAGGGGTGGCTGGGACACTCTACAAACTACACCCACA TTTCTCTGAAGTCCTCCAGGAGACGGCCAGAGTTTTGGCTCCACAGTGTCACGTGACTTTTGTCCAATCTGAGGAAGGCCGAGGGAAGGGTGCGGCCCTCATCACCGCTGTGAccagacagaaggaggagatgTGA
- the LOC118106106 gene encoding hexokinase HKDC1 isoform X1 — protein MFTLQLFSFLFSKTQEEPTKKFKVDSFLHTMCLHDDQLRDISARFQAEMKKGLSAESNAAAAIKMLPTHVRSTPDGSERGQFLVLDLGGSEFKVLRVNVREGMGIRRGGVEMEERSYPIPQELLVGRGAELLDHVSESLKDFLHEKNISLEMKHPLAFTFSFPCELSSLDQVTDQGSLLSWSKNFRARGLQGKDVVQALRDAIGRTGGMNTEVLAMVNDTVATMMTCGFEDKYCEVGLIIGTGTNACYMEELRHIDLVEGDEGRMCVNTEWGAFGDDGALSDYVTEFDREVDAASNNPGKQIFEKMVSGMYLGELVRLVVLKMATLGLLFAGHVSNTLRTKGKVTIAHVAAMEEYKHGVENTRLILTDLDLTPSLDDCIAVQHVSTIVSFRSSNLVAAGLAAILTRIKQNRKLRTFRITVGVDGTLYKTHPQYPKRLHKVVQRLLPEYQVRFVLSDSGSSKGAALVTAVAQRLASQKRKVDETLSLFRLSSEQLQLVKARMRAGLEAGLRGEGPSEIKMLPSFVSRPPDGTEHGKYLALDLGGTNFKVMLVNFKKGLQPSSQVYHKIYTIPLEKMQGTGEELFDHLAECVSDFLDYMGIKNARLPAGFTFSFPCEQTAIDAGTLVSWTKGFKATDCEGHDVVDMLRDAIKRRNEFELDIAAVANDTVATMMSCAYEEPQCEIGLIAGNGTNVCYMEELKNIKTTEQKKRQMQDDGSDGERKAGDARIQTMCINTEWGGLGDHGSLDELITPYDAEVDLNSLNPGNQRFEKLAGGMYLGEVVRQTLLDLTSRGLLFRGNVTDALKTPGIFQTKYLSQIESDRMALLQVRSILQGIRLDSTCDDSIIIKEVCGAVSRRAAQLCGAGMAALVEKIRENRGLDHLNITVGVAGTLYKLHPHFSEVLQETARVLAPQCHVTFVQSEEGRGKGAALITAVTRQKEEM, from the exons ATGTTTACTCTTCAgcttttttccttcctcttctccaaaACCCAGGAGGAACCCACAAAGAAG tttaaggTGGACAGCTTCCTGCACACAATGTGTCTCCATGACGACCAGCTAAGAGACATCTCGGCCCGTTTCCAGGCTGAGATGAAGAAGGGGCTTTCAGCAGAGAGCAACGCAGCTGCCGCCATAAAGATGCTGCCGACACATGTCCGCTCCACTCCTGATGGATCAG AAAGAGGACAGTTTCTGGTGCTGGATCTCGGAGGCTCCGAGTTTAAAGTGCTCCGAGTTAATGTGAGAGAGGGAATGGggatcaggagaggaggagtggagatggaggagaggagttaCCCAATACCACAGGAGCTGCTTgtggggagaggagcagag TTACTGGATCATGTGTCAGAGTCTCTAAAAGACTTCCTACATGAGAAGAACATCAGTTTGGAGATGAAACATCCTCTGGccttcactttctctttccCCTGCGAACTGTCCAGCCTCGATCAGGTGACCGATCAG GGATCTTTGTTAAGCTGGAGTAAGAACTTCCGGGCTCGGGGCCTTCAGGGGAAGGACGTGGTCCAGGCCCTCAGAGACGCCATTGGCAGGACTGGG GGGATGAATACAGAGGTGTTAGCTATGGTGAACGACACCGTAGCCACCATGATGACCTGTGGTTTTGAAGACAAGTACTGTGAAGTAGGACTCATCATTG GTACAGGCACCAATGCGTGCTACATGGAGGAGCTGCGTCACATTGACCTGGTGGAGGGAGACGAGGGCAGGATGTGTGTGAACACTGAGTGGGGGGCGTTCGGGGACGACGGGGCTCTGAGCGATTACGTCACTGAGTTTGACAGAGAGGTGGACGCAGCCTCCAACAACCCTGGGAAACAGAT CTTTGAGAAGATGGTGAGTGGGATGTATCTGGGTGAGTTGGTGAGGCTGGTTGTGTTAAAGATGGCTACACTGGGACTGCTGTTTGCTGGACATGTGTCCAACACTCTGAGGACCAAAGGAAAAGTGACTATTGCACACGTGGCAGCCATGGAGGA GTATAAACATGGTGTGGAGAACACCAGACTCATCCTCACGGACCTGGACTTGACCCCTTCACTCGACGACTGCATCGCTGTTCAACATGTCAGCACCATCGTGTCCTTCAGGTCCTCAAACCTGGTGGCTGCAGGACTGGCTGCCATCTTGACTCGAATCAAGCAAAACCGGAAATTGAGGACGTTCAGGATCACTGTGGGTGTGGACGGAACATTGTACAAGACCCACCCACA GTATCCCAAACGTCTTCATAAAGTGGTGCAGCGGCTGCTTCCTGAGTACCAGGTCAGATTTGTCCTGTCAGACAGTGGCAGCAGTAAAGGAGCTGCTCTGGTAACAGCAGTCGCTCAACGCCTGGCGTCGCAGAAGAGAAAG GTGGATGAGACACTGTCTCTCTTCAGGCTGAGCTCCGAGCAGCTCCAGCTGGTGAAGGCCAGGATGAGGGCGGGGCTGGAGGCAGGGCTCAGGGGAGAAGGCCCCTCTGAAATCAAGATGCTGCCTTCCTTTGTGTCCCGCCCACCCGATGGCACAG AGCATGGGAAATATCTCGCCCTGGATCTGGGAGGCACCAACTTCAAAGTGATGCTGGTGAACTTTAAAAAAGGTCTGCAACCGAGCTCTCAGGTCTACCACAAGATTTATACCATACCACTGGAGAAGATGCAGGGAACTGGAGAGGAG TTGTTTGATCATCTTGCGGAGTGTGTCAGTGACTTCCTGGACTACATGGGGATAAAAAACGCTCGTCTTCCTGCGGGCTTCACCTTCTCTTTCCCCTGCGAGCAGACGGCCATTGACGCG GGCACACTGGTGAGCTGGACCAAAGGCTTCAAGGCCACAGACTGtgaaggacacgatgttgtGGACATGCTGCGGGACGCCATCAAGAGACGCAAC GAGTTTGAGTTGGACATAGCAGCTGTAGCCAACGACACCGTCGCGACCATGATGAGCTGCGCCTATGAAGAGCCTCAGTGTGAAATTGGACTGATTGCTG GGAATGGCACTAATGTTTGTTACATGGAGGAACTGAAGAACATCAAGACGactgaacaaaagaaaagacaaatg CAGGACGATGGGtcggatggagagagaaaggcgGGGGATGCAAGGATACAGACGATGTGTATAAACACAGAGTGGGGAGGTCTGGGTGATCACGGCTCTCTGGATGAGCTCATCACACCTTACGACGCTGAGGTCGACCTGAACTCGCTTAACCCTGGAAATCAAAG GTTTGAAAAACTGGCCGGTGGGATGTATCTGGGTGAAGTTGTCCGTCAGACATTACTGGATTTAACCAGCCGAGGTTTGTTGTTCAGAGGAAACGTCACCGACGCTTTAAAAACACCTGGAATATTCCAAACCAAATACCTGTCACAAATAGAGAG TGATCGTATGGCTCTACTGCAGGTCAGATCTATTCTCCAGGGCATCAGGCTCGACAGCACCTGTGACGACAGCATCATCATAAAAGAG GTGTGTGGAGCAGTGTCTCGTCGAGCAGCTCAGCTGTGCGGGGCAGGAATGGCGGCCCTTGTGGAGAAGATCAGGGAGAACCGAGGACTGGACCATCTCAACATCACCGTAGGGGTGGCTGGGACACTCTACAAACTACACCCACA TTTCTCTGAAGTCCTCCAGGAGACGGCCAGAGTTTTGGCTCCACAGTGTCACGTGACTTTTGTCCAATCTGAGGAAGGCCGAGGGAAGGGTGCGGCCCTCATCACCGCTGTGAccagacagaaggaggagatgTGA
- the LOC118106106 gene encoding hexokinase HKDC1 isoform X3: MFTLQLFSFLFSKTQEEPTKKFKVDSFLHTMCLHDDQLRDISARFQAEMKKGLSAESNAAAAIKMLPTHVRSTPDGSERGQFLVLDLGGSEFKVLRVNVREGMGIRRGGVEMEERSYPIPQELLVGRGAELLDHVSESLKDFLHEKNISLEMKHPLAFTFSFPCELSSLDQGSLLSWSKNFRARGLQGKDVVQALRDAIGRTGGMNTEVLAMVNDTVATMMTCGFEDKYCEVGLIIGTGTNACYMEELRHIDLVEGDEGRMCVNTEWGAFGDDGALSDYVTEFDREVDAASNNPGKQIFEKMVSGMYLGELVRLVVLKMATLGLLFAGHVSNTLRTKGKVTIAHVAAMEEYKHGVENTRLILTDLDLTPSLDDCIAVQHVSTIVSFRSSNLVAAGLAAILTRIKQNRKLRTFRITVGVDGTLYKTHPQYPKRLHKVVQRLLPEYQVRFVLSDSGSSKGAALVTAVAQRLASQKRKVDETLSLFRLSSEQLQLVKARMRAGLEAGLRGEGPSEIKMLPSFVSRPPDGTEHGKYLALDLGGTNFKVMLVNFKKGLQPSSQVYHKIYTIPLEKMQGTGEELFDHLAECVSDFLDYMGIKNARLPAGFTFSFPCEQTAIDAGTLVSWTKGFKATDCEGHDVVDMLRDAIKRRNEFELDIAAVANDTVATMMSCAYEEPQCEIGLIAGNGTNVCYMEELKNIKTTEQKKRQMQDDGSDGERKAGDARIQTMCINTEWGGLGDHGSLDELITPYDAEVDLNSLNPGNQRFEKLAGGMYLGEVVRQTLLDLTSRGLLFRGNVTDALKTPGIFQTKYLSQIESDRMALLQVRSILQGIRLDSTCDDSIIIKEVCGAVSRRAAQLCGAGMAALVEKIRENRGLDHLNITVGVAGTLYKLHPHFSEVLQETARVLAPQCHVTFVQSEEGRGKGAALITAVTRQKEEM, from the exons ATGTTTACTCTTCAgcttttttccttcctcttctccaaaACCCAGGAGGAACCCACAAAGAAG tttaaggTGGACAGCTTCCTGCACACAATGTGTCTCCATGACGACCAGCTAAGAGACATCTCGGCCCGTTTCCAGGCTGAGATGAAGAAGGGGCTTTCAGCAGAGAGCAACGCAGCTGCCGCCATAAAGATGCTGCCGACACATGTCCGCTCCACTCCTGATGGATCAG AAAGAGGACAGTTTCTGGTGCTGGATCTCGGAGGCTCCGAGTTTAAAGTGCTCCGAGTTAATGTGAGAGAGGGAATGGggatcaggagaggaggagtggagatggaggagaggagttaCCCAATACCACAGGAGCTGCTTgtggggagaggagcagag TTACTGGATCATGTGTCAGAGTCTCTAAAAGACTTCCTACATGAGAAGAACATCAGTTTGGAGATGAAACATCCTCTGGccttcactttctctttccCCTGCGAACTGTCCAGCCTCGATCAG GGATCTTTGTTAAGCTGGAGTAAGAACTTCCGGGCTCGGGGCCTTCAGGGGAAGGACGTGGTCCAGGCCCTCAGAGACGCCATTGGCAGGACTGGG GGGATGAATACAGAGGTGTTAGCTATGGTGAACGACACCGTAGCCACCATGATGACCTGTGGTTTTGAAGACAAGTACTGTGAAGTAGGACTCATCATTG GTACAGGCACCAATGCGTGCTACATGGAGGAGCTGCGTCACATTGACCTGGTGGAGGGAGACGAGGGCAGGATGTGTGTGAACACTGAGTGGGGGGCGTTCGGGGACGACGGGGCTCTGAGCGATTACGTCACTGAGTTTGACAGAGAGGTGGACGCAGCCTCCAACAACCCTGGGAAACAGAT CTTTGAGAAGATGGTGAGTGGGATGTATCTGGGTGAGTTGGTGAGGCTGGTTGTGTTAAAGATGGCTACACTGGGACTGCTGTTTGCTGGACATGTGTCCAACACTCTGAGGACCAAAGGAAAAGTGACTATTGCACACGTGGCAGCCATGGAGGA GTATAAACATGGTGTGGAGAACACCAGACTCATCCTCACGGACCTGGACTTGACCCCTTCACTCGACGACTGCATCGCTGTTCAACATGTCAGCACCATCGTGTCCTTCAGGTCCTCAAACCTGGTGGCTGCAGGACTGGCTGCCATCTTGACTCGAATCAAGCAAAACCGGAAATTGAGGACGTTCAGGATCACTGTGGGTGTGGACGGAACATTGTACAAGACCCACCCACA GTATCCCAAACGTCTTCATAAAGTGGTGCAGCGGCTGCTTCCTGAGTACCAGGTCAGATTTGTCCTGTCAGACAGTGGCAGCAGTAAAGGAGCTGCTCTGGTAACAGCAGTCGCTCAACGCCTGGCGTCGCAGAAGAGAAAG GTGGATGAGACACTGTCTCTCTTCAGGCTGAGCTCCGAGCAGCTCCAGCTGGTGAAGGCCAGGATGAGGGCGGGGCTGGAGGCAGGGCTCAGGGGAGAAGGCCCCTCTGAAATCAAGATGCTGCCTTCCTTTGTGTCCCGCCCACCCGATGGCACAG AGCATGGGAAATATCTCGCCCTGGATCTGGGAGGCACCAACTTCAAAGTGATGCTGGTGAACTTTAAAAAAGGTCTGCAACCGAGCTCTCAGGTCTACCACAAGATTTATACCATACCACTGGAGAAGATGCAGGGAACTGGAGAGGAG TTGTTTGATCATCTTGCGGAGTGTGTCAGTGACTTCCTGGACTACATGGGGATAAAAAACGCTCGTCTTCCTGCGGGCTTCACCTTCTCTTTCCCCTGCGAGCAGACGGCCATTGACGCG GGCACACTGGTGAGCTGGACCAAAGGCTTCAAGGCCACAGACTGtgaaggacacgatgttgtGGACATGCTGCGGGACGCCATCAAGAGACGCAAC GAGTTTGAGTTGGACATAGCAGCTGTAGCCAACGACACCGTCGCGACCATGATGAGCTGCGCCTATGAAGAGCCTCAGTGTGAAATTGGACTGATTGCTG GGAATGGCACTAATGTTTGTTACATGGAGGAACTGAAGAACATCAAGACGactgaacaaaagaaaagacaaatg CAGGACGATGGGtcggatggagagagaaaggcgGGGGATGCAAGGATACAGACGATGTGTATAAACACAGAGTGGGGAGGTCTGGGTGATCACGGCTCTCTGGATGAGCTCATCACACCTTACGACGCTGAGGTCGACCTGAACTCGCTTAACCCTGGAAATCAAAG GTTTGAAAAACTGGCCGGTGGGATGTATCTGGGTGAAGTTGTCCGTCAGACATTACTGGATTTAACCAGCCGAGGTTTGTTGTTCAGAGGAAACGTCACCGACGCTTTAAAAACACCTGGAATATTCCAAACCAAATACCTGTCACAAATAGAGAG TGATCGTATGGCTCTACTGCAGGTCAGATCTATTCTCCAGGGCATCAGGCTCGACAGCACCTGTGACGACAGCATCATCATAAAAGAG GTGTGTGGAGCAGTGTCTCGTCGAGCAGCTCAGCTGTGCGGGGCAGGAATGGCGGCCCTTGTGGAGAAGATCAGGGAGAACCGAGGACTGGACCATCTCAACATCACCGTAGGGGTGGCTGGGACACTCTACAAACTACACCCACA TTTCTCTGAAGTCCTCCAGGAGACGGCCAGAGTTTTGGCTCCACAGTGTCACGTGACTTTTGTCCAATCTGAGGAAGGCCGAGGGAAGGGTGCGGCCCTCATCACCGCTGTGAccagacagaaggaggagatgTGA